TGATTATCTCTTCCCGCAGTTGACAATGTTTATTTAGTTTTTCAGCGCCGTAATCGGTATAACGCAAACTCCGTCTTCGCGTTGATGGGCAAAGTTTGATGTTCCCGTGATAACACCAAGAACTGCGGGAAGTTTGCCGCCTTCTTCTGAAATCTTGTTTTTGAGTTTAATCAGCTGTTTGGCAGCAACGTCTGTCTGGTGCGCTCCCAGTTTGATTTCAAAGGCACACCAGTTACCGTCTTCAAGCTCTATAACGGCATCTATTTCATTGTCTGCATAGTCTCTGTAATGATACAAATTTGCTCCCATGCTTTCGGCATATATTCGAAGGTCTCTTTCGCAAAGCGCTTCAAACAAAAAGCCGAAAGTTTTCAGGTCGTTTATGAGTCCTGAAACTGTGCTTTTCAGCAGGCACGCGGCAAGCGAAGGGTCGCAGAAGTGTCTCTTTTCTGCCTGTTTAATGCGTACAGATGAGCGAATGTTTGTTGAAAACGGCTGCTGGTTGTCGGTAATAAAAAGTCGTTTGAATACGTCAAGATAACCGGCAAGAGTCTTGGCGTCAACCGTTGCGGTCTCATTTTCCGAGATGTCGTCACACAATTTGCGAATTGAAACTGTTGTGGACTCGTTTCTCGCAAGCGACCTCAGCAAAAGCTCCATTTTGCGTACATTGTGGTTGATTTCATCAAGTTTGTAGATGTCTTCGTCAAGAACAGCCTGCAAATATTTTTCGGGAATCAGCTTTGCTTTGGAAAAAGGCAGCGTTACGGAAGCAGGCCAGCCGCCGCATATTATATATTCCGCAAGCTGCTCAAGCGAACTGTCTGTGACTGCCCCGGGCTTTATCTCTCTGCCTTCGCAAACGTCTTTCAGCGATACTTCCCCCGTAGATTTTCCTGCTTCGTACAGCGACATAGTGTGCATTGAAATTTTCGCTATTCTTCCGGCACCGCTGTGAAGTATGCCCTTGTGCACAGGTGTTGACGAGCCTGT
The genomic region above belongs to Candidatus Equadaptatus faecalis and contains:
- a CDS encoding ATP-binding protein, with the protein product MANAAYLPRIIDDRVENYLNAFGAVCIEGPKWCGKTWTSAHHSKSAFYLADPANNFRNRQLVNYSLDYALQGGTPRLIDEWQEYPQLWDAVRMEVDKRADTGQFILTGSSTPVHKGILHSGAGRIAKISMHTMSLYEAGKSTGEVSLKDVCEGREIKPGAVTDSSLEQLAEYIICGGWPASVTLPFSKAKLIPEKYLQAVLDEDIYKLDEINHNVRKMELLLRSLARNESTTVSIRKLCDDISENETATVDAKTLAGYLDVFKRLFITDNQQPFSTNIRSSVRIKQAEKRHFCDPSLAACLLKSTVSGLINDLKTFGFLFEALCERDLRIYAESMGANLYHYRDYADNEIDAVIELEDGNWCAFEIKLGAHQTDVAAKQLIKLKNKISEEGGKLPAVLGVITGTSNFAHQREDGVCVIPITALKN